The Alosa alosa isolate M-15738 ecotype Scorff River chromosome 3, AALO_Geno_1.1, whole genome shotgun sequence nucleotide sequence GCTGATAATCTGGAGCCATAATGACGTCTTTGGCCttcaactcctctcctcttcatcctctcctcctcctctcctcctctttctttcctctactccgccacctcttctctcctcaacacactcctccttttcctctccttgTAGAGTAGAGCATCCTTGGTAGATAGACAGGAGGAAGGATAGAAAGACTGTTGCgtttgctgacacacacacacacttacacacacataaacacacatacacacacctactatCACAGAAAACTGGACTGAAGGCTAGTCCTTCTGCtcagatgcacgcacacacacgcgcacacacacacacacactcacacacacacacacagtgtggctGGGTGGCCTGAGAGAGGCTGTGGGCAGATTAGCCACATGCTGATGATTTTTGGGATGCCTCTGTTCCCTCCCTCAAGGGCTTAACTGTGCTCAAGACTACGTCCCTAaggagacaaaacacacacacacacacatatacacacacactcatgtactcACCAGCAcatacagtcagacacacactcacacacacatatgcacatacacatgctcatattcttgccagcacacacacacaaacagtcacacactgGGACACTGATAGTTTAGCAGAAATTCAGTAGGACCACAGTCACATGAtgcacgtgcatgcacacacacacacatgcacatacacacacacacatgcacatacacacacacacacacacacacatatccacacacacacacacacatgcacacacacacatgcacatgcacagaggGCTTCTGGTTTAATATTCCTCTCACTCAGCAGGAGAAACACAAACCTGTCCGTACAACTGCTTCTGGAAGATAactgatactcacacacacacacacacatacaggcacagaaAACATATGGAGCAGTaatcctgcacacacagagacacatatgcatgtgtgacATATATAAATAAGTTAATGGGACAGCTCTGGAAAGTCTAACACCttcctacacgcacacacacacacacaaacacagacacacacaccgcttcCACCCTGGCCCTACCCTATCTCCCGTTAGTCTCACCTGGGTCAGGTGTCAGTGGTAGGGAGGTCTAGTATGACAAGAATGGCCTTGGCAGCTGGGGGGGTGTGCATGCCAGTCATGTAGAtcacgtgtggtgtgtgcatatggCTATCTGTGTTTTTGAGTGAGTTGAGTGAGTGTATAGTTTTGGAGAAAATGAGttggatgtctgtgtgtttgagtgtacgtgtgtgtgtgtgtgtgtgtggagtgtgagctGGAAAAGAGAATGGTGCTCAGAAACTTGAGCCTCCTGGTATTAGCTGGCTGAGCTAGCGTAGCAACCAGAGAGATTACTCCCTAATCAACTAGCTAGAGCACAGCACCGgcacagctggtgtgtgtgtgtgtgtgtgtgtgtgtgtgtctcacaatTTTTGGCTGAGAGTGGTCTTagtaccatgcacacacacaaacgcacagtgTTCCAGTCACTGTCACTTTCCTAATTCCCTTCACTATTTACAGTGGTCTTGTCATTTGGCGAGACCTCTCTAATTGGGTTTCAAATGCAGCCGCACACTCTGTCAGAACGGTCTTACCACCTTGTAATACATTACTTGCATTTGACACTTATCATAACGTAACTAACATGCATTTTTGTGGCTACACTAGTAAAGCAAGCAAACATAACTCCCAGGTCATACATATTGTGATTAATCATGTCCACCCTATACATCACCATCAACATGTCTGCTGAAATAAAGAAATTATATTcagtaaatacaaaaaaatacaaacaaatgaaAGCAAAACATAAATACAGGCTATTAAAGTAATCACCTCCTCAGACATCACTCcaattaacgttaatgttacattTTTATCACAGGAGCTTTGAAATTTCATTTGTCACTGTCACAgtatacatttaaaataaaaataaaaaataattaaataaacacGATGACCCTGTCAGGCACAACTGTCATTACTGTGTCGTTGTacttttatctatttatttatgaacCCGGGCGCAAGAATTTCGTACAGGATTGATAAAGTTCTACAAACCTACCTGCCCACCAACCTACTTATTCGCTTACTTACTGACTTACTGATTTACTGACTTACAGATTTACTGACTTACTGATTTACTGACTTACTGATTTACTGACTTACCGATTTACTGACTGACTTAGTGACTGATTTACTGACTGCCCTGCTGTCGTCCTCATAGGTGTGTTACTGACTGCCCTGCTGATGTGCTGAGTCCTGTTGTGTGTTGCTCCCACAGGCGCGGGCAGATGGACCCTAACGACTACCCTCATCAGCCGTGGGGCGCCCCTCCTCCTCCGAGGGACCCTGGCCACTACCCCAGCCCCCCGCAGCCTGCctacccccaccctcacccGCACCCCCACGCTGGGTACCCCCTCAGGGACGGATACCCCGGGCAGCAGGGCGGCGACCCACGCCAGGCCGACCCCGGGTTCTACCCGCCTCCGCCTGTCCACCCGCGGGGGCCGCTGAGGCAGGACGTGCCGCCCTCACCCCCGGTGCCCGTGCGCGCCCCCCGCTACGACACGCTGAACCGGGCCCCCCCGGGcacaggtggaggtggaggtggaggctaCAAGCAGGCCAGCCCAGAGCGCTACGCCTACGGAGACCCGCGCCACAAGAACGCCATGACCGCCGCCGTCTAGCCACGCAGCTAGAGATGAGTGACCAAGCCAAACcacatgatgaagatgatgatacatatgcacaacatgttctgctgtgtgtgtgtgtgtgtgtgtgtgtgtgtgcagtgcatatGTAAACCTATGCATGTgcatctctgtgtatgtgtgtgcgtgtgtgaaatcAGATATATGCCCAGTGTACTtgcagttgtgtttgtgtgtctgcacaaTGCATATATTAACCTATGCAtgtgcatccgtgtgtgtgtgtactcagatATTCATCCAGTGTACTtgcaggtgtgtatgtttgtttgtttgtttgtgtgtgtgtgtgtgtgtgtgtgtgtgtgtgtgtgtgtgtgtgtgtgtgtgagattc carries:
- the LOC125292403 gene encoding nematocyst expressed protein 4-like → MDPNDYPHQPWGAPPPPRDPGHYPSPPQPAYPHPHPHPHAGYPLRDGYPGQQGGDPRQADPGFYPPPPVHPRGPLRQDVPPSPPVPVRAPRYDTLNRAPPGTGGGGGGGYKQASPERYAYGDPRHKNAMTAAV